In Aquimarina spinulae, a single window of DNA contains:
- a CDS encoding Crp/Fnr family transcriptional regulator encodes MIHPLRQHIEEIISLTDEEFDFVLSHFEQIKRRKHQYIVQEGEIVNKEYWIIKGCLKSYFIDHTGKEHILQFGMENWWITDYESFVKQTKSKTSIDCIEDSELLYITFENREKLTAKMHKMERFWAKKSKIGRIALQNRILSLLKNSSKERYELLLEQYPKLFQRVPKKMIAAYLGVSRETLSRLNS; translated from the coding sequence ATGATACACCCACTACGACAACATATCGAAGAAATAATCAGTCTTACCGATGAAGAATTCGATTTCGTTTTGAGTCATTTTGAGCAAATCAAAAGACGTAAACATCAATATATCGTTCAGGAAGGTGAAATTGTTAACAAAGAATACTGGATTATAAAAGGATGTCTAAAAAGCTATTTTATAGACCATACAGGAAAAGAGCATATACTACAATTCGGGATGGAAAATTGGTGGATTACAGATTACGAATCATTTGTAAAACAAACCAAATCCAAAACCTCTATAGACTGTATAGAAGATAGCGAGTTACTCTATATAACTTTTGAAAATAGAGAAAAGCTAACGGCCAAAATGCATAAAATGGAACGTTTTTGGGCGAAAAAAAGTAAAATTGGTCGAATTGCGCTTCAGAATAGAATCTTATCATTACTGAAAAATTCGTCTAAAGAACGATACGAATTACTTCTCGAACAGTATCCAAAACTTTTTCAACGTGTTCCCAAAAAAATGATTGCTGCCTATTTAGGGGTTTCCAGAGAAACGCTTAGCAGATTAAACTCTTAA
- a CDS encoding CPBP family intramembrane glutamic endopeptidase, producing the protein MNKITLRQILIPSITFAIISFLWFGPINLSFLPNIIASIVIIIANYIEYKGKAFSELGFQREKFTTKNIFVLAPLVALGLFIFYFFALVPVITKLTGVPIDYSSFDELKGNLPALLLTLLIVWATAGFGEEIIFRGYFMRQFVKFFGESKISIVLNIVLVTGFFGFMHWQQGITGQLVTWFTGALIALIFYLRKYDLWFVIAVHGFFNTIALTCVYFGLA; encoded by the coding sequence ATGAACAAAATCACCTTACGACAAATATTAATTCCTTCAATTACCTTTGCAATCATCTCCTTTTTATGGTTTGGACCAATTAATTTAAGTTTCCTTCCAAATATTATTGCTTCAATAGTAATCATCATAGCAAATTACATAGAATACAAAGGAAAAGCATTTTCAGAACTTGGGTTTCAACGCGAAAAATTTACAACCAAAAACATTTTCGTACTTGCTCCATTAGTTGCACTAGGGCTCTTTATTTTTTATTTCTTTGCATTGGTTCCTGTAATTACAAAACTAACTGGAGTTCCTATAGATTATTCAAGTTTTGATGAATTAAAAGGAAATCTTCCTGCCTTATTACTTACTTTATTAATAGTGTGGGCTACTGCGGGATTTGGAGAAGAAATAATCTTTCGCGGTTATTTTATGCGACAATTTGTGAAATTCTTTGGAGAAAGCAAAATCAGTATAGTGCTTAATATTGTCCTAGTTACTGGTTTTTTTGGCTTCATGCATTGGCAACAAGGCATTACAGGACAACTTGTTACCTGGTTTACCGGAGCACTCATAGCTCTGATATTCTACTTGCGTAAATACGATTTGTGGTTTGTTATTGCTGTACATGGTTTTTTTAACACCATTGCTTTAACTTGTGTTTACTTTGGTTTGGCGTAG
- a CDS encoding LytR/AlgR family response regulator transcription factor yields the protein MSTAQPTKNTVKTVSHTCISSAAWRWFQKAIILIIFSLVANHLAASDNFLDSESYRFPIEGFLSTIVLSILVGIIADLNFKFYKKKHFSKKIEIVTIVRFMVSTLGYITIMYIPINIIIDKVVGGQTVFYYLLIGLLITLLLCFILIGLLYAQDIYNLYKLSIRDAEITIDSGTKMKKLTYENIACFYSENKIVYTVQNDGTTINTDFTLNELEEKINDQLFFRANRQIIIHKDTVDLIEKIENGKLRIRLKAFIKKDAIAEINISRYKRKAFMDWFQ from the coding sequence ATGAGTACCGCACAACCAACCAAGAATACAGTAAAAACAGTATCGCATACATGTATCAGTAGTGCCGCATGGCGTTGGTTCCAGAAAGCAATTATATTGATCATTTTTTCTTTAGTAGCAAATCATTTAGCAGCGAGTGATAATTTTCTGGATAGTGAATCGTATAGATTTCCCATAGAAGGTTTTCTGTCGACTATTGTCTTATCTATTCTCGTTGGAATCATAGCGGATCTTAATTTTAAATTTTACAAGAAAAAACATTTCTCTAAAAAGATAGAAATTGTCACTATCGTAAGGTTTATGGTTTCTACTCTAGGATATATTACAATCATGTATATTCCTATAAATATTATTATAGATAAAGTTGTAGGTGGACAGACAGTGTTCTATTATTTATTAATTGGTCTACTAATTACTTTATTATTGTGTTTTATTCTCATAGGTTTATTGTATGCTCAAGACATATACAATTTATATAAGTTATCTATAAGAGATGCAGAAATTACTATTGACAGCGGCACGAAAATGAAGAAGCTTACCTATGAAAATATTGCGTGCTTTTACAGCGAAAACAAAATTGTATATACTGTTCAAAATGACGGCACAACAATTAACACCGATTTTACATTGAATGAGCTCGAAGAAAAAATAAACGATCAATTGTTTTTTAGAGCTAATCGGCAAATTATCATTCACAAAGATACTGTAGACCTAATTGAAAAGATTGAAAATGGCAAGTTGCGTATTCGATTAAAAGCTTTCATTAAAAAGGATGCAATTGCTGAAATCAATATCAGTCGTTACAAGCGAAAAGCATTTATGGATTGGTTTCAATAA
- a CDS encoding DUF4345 domain-containing protein yields MEIIRIIVLSLSALMLVFVGVMRLSNPIKTYLKSSGIKLENDASLLNEMRGVAAVMLFAGMIILLGTFIEKLTFNSHLVASLIFIGFAIGRLISLKVDGKPSKQIIQGILFEIVLGVANAFCLIHVLG; encoded by the coding sequence ATGGAAATTATCAGAATTATAGTCTTATCATTATCAGCTTTAATGCTCGTATTTGTTGGTGTAATGAGATTAAGCAACCCAATAAAAACTTATCTAAAAAGTTCTGGGATTAAACTTGAAAATGATGCTAGTTTATTAAATGAAATGAGAGGAGTCGCTGCAGTAATGCTTTTTGCAGGAATGATTATTTTACTTGGCACATTTATCGAAAAACTAACTTTTAACTCACATTTAGTCGCTTCATTAATTTTTATAGGTTTCGCAATCGGCAGGTTAATAAGCCTAAAAGTTGATGGAAAACCAAGTAAGCAGATTATTCAAGGAATTTTATTTGAAATTGTATTAGGTGTTGCAAATGCTTTTTGCCTGATTCATGTTTTAGGTTAG
- a CDS encoding DUF2200 domain-containing protein, translating to MKVTAEKNEKVANMIFASIYPLYLNRLEKNGRTKEELNQVIKWFTGFDQDALQALIDEKATFRTFFQKAKINPNAHLIKGVVCGYRIEEIEDEFELYRQCRRMEKLIDELARGRKMEKILREEKK from the coding sequence ATGAAAGTTACGGCCGAAAAAAATGAAAAGGTTGCCAATATGATATTTGCATCCATTTATCCACTTTACCTGAATAGATTGGAGAAAAATGGTAGAACAAAAGAAGAACTCAACCAAGTAATTAAATGGTTTACCGGTTTTGATCAAGATGCTTTACAAGCACTTATTGATGAAAAAGCAACTTTTAGAACATTTTTTCAAAAAGCTAAAATAAATCCAAACGCACACTTGATTAAAGGAGTCGTTTGTGGTTATCGAATTGAAGAAATAGAGGATGAATTTGAATTGTATAGACAATGTAGACGTATGGAAAAACTGATTGATGAATTGGCAAGAGGTCGTAAAATGGAGAAAATTTTGCGTGAAGAAAAAAAGTAG
- a CDS encoding protein phosphatase 2C domain-containing protein, whose amino-acid sequence MKIYKTLHIGEFHTNHCEDFLIEEQIGTNEVLLAVLDGCTMGTESVFASILFGKILRNIAKNKFYEEFVTDNSIQLKDKLKEVVKTLIHEIKLFKNQLGLETNELLSTLIIGIVETKESKAEFLTIGDGLICKDGELIEYEQDDKPDYLGYHLDDDFDSWFDNQEQKVSISNFKDLSICTDGIFTFKNLENKSKQKSENERFEY is encoded by the coding sequence ATGAAAATATATAAAACATTACATATTGGCGAGTTTCATACCAACCACTGCGAAGATTTCTTAATTGAGGAGCAAATCGGAACAAATGAAGTACTATTGGCTGTCTTGGATGGCTGTACAATGGGAACAGAATCTGTTTTTGCTTCAATTCTTTTCGGAAAGATTTTACGAAATATTGCTAAAAATAAATTTTATGAAGAGTTTGTAACAGATAATTCAATACAATTAAAAGATAAACTTAAAGAGGTCGTTAAAACATTAATTCATGAGATTAAACTCTTCAAAAATCAACTAGGGCTTGAAACAAATGAACTGCTATCAACTTTAATAATTGGAATTGTCGAAACAAAAGAATCAAAGGCTGAGTTTCTTACAATTGGAGATGGACTAATCTGTAAGGATGGAGAGCTAATTGAATACGAACAAGATGACAAACCTGATTATCTTGGATATCATTTAGATGATGATTTTGATAGCTGGTTTGACAATCAAGAACAAAAAGTCTCAATTTCTAATTTTAAAGATTTATCCATCTGTACAGATGGTATCTTTACATTTAAAAACCTGGAGAACAAATCAAAACAAAAATCTGAAAACGAAAGATTCGAGTATTAA
- a CDS encoding polysaccharide deacetylase family protein yields the protein MNLAQKLGFEENAKLLIIHADDAGLSHSENIATIQSLEKGFVNSYSIMVPCPWFYEMGVFAKNNPQFDNGIHLTLTCEWENYRFGPVLPVSKVPSLVDENGHFYKKREQLKKNASAEDVKNELEAQIEKAIKFGLKPTHIDSHMYSIGASPEFFDIYRDLGKKYGLPVLINKQLMKMVGLNPELNIKEGDFLVDRTYVGELEYFEANKLNDYYNSILENLTSGLNLILIHPAFDDNEMKGVTVNHPNFGSKWRQIDFDFFTSEQNRSKLTKNNIELVTWNDIKKSA from the coding sequence ATGAATTTAGCACAAAAACTGGGGTTTGAGGAAAATGCAAAATTGTTGATAATCCATGCAGATGATGCGGGACTTTCGCATTCTGAAAATATAGCAACAATTCAATCTCTAGAGAAAGGCTTTGTGAATTCATATAGCATAATGGTTCCGTGTCCGTGGTTTTATGAAATGGGAGTATTTGCAAAAAATAACCCACAATTTGATAATGGAATTCACTTGACACTAACCTGTGAATGGGAAAATTATAGATTTGGACCTGTTTTACCTGTTTCCAAAGTTCCCAGTTTGGTTGATGAGAATGGTCATTTTTACAAAAAAAGAGAACAACTTAAAAAAAATGCATCTGCCGAAGATGTTAAAAATGAGTTGGAAGCACAAATAGAAAAAGCAATTAAATTTGGATTAAAACCAACGCACATTGATTCGCATATGTATAGCATTGGTGCAAGTCCTGAGTTTTTTGACATCTATAGAGACTTAGGAAAAAAATATGGTCTTCCTGTTTTAATAAATAAACAATTGATGAAAATGGTTGGACTAAATCCTGAATTAAATATTAAAGAAGGAGATTTTCTAGTTGACCGGACTTATGTTGGAGAACTTGAATATTTCGAGGCTAATAAACTAAACGACTATTACAATTCAATTTTAGAAAATTTGACAAGTGGATTGAACCTTATTTTAATTCATCCTGCATTTGATGATAACGAAATGAAAGGAGTAACCGTTAATCATCCAAATTTTGGTTCTAAATGGAGACAAATCGATTTTGACTTCTTTACAAGTGAGCAAAATAGGTCGAAACTTACAAAGAACAACATCGAATTAGTTACTTGGAATGATATTAAAAAAAGTGCATAA
- a CDS encoding helix-turn-helix transcriptional regulator, which translates to MEEKEKPRLSRLTAILTQLQSKRIITARLLAEKHNVSLRTIYRDIRTLEKSGIPIVTEEGKGYSIMEGYHLPPVLFSEDEANALITIEQLAIKNKDQSLVDNISSALEKIKAILRYSQKGNADLLAERVYFSGNNNEEKTSNNLMQIQSAITQYKILTIDYLSSEKKQTTRSVEPFAIYSIHGDFLLVAFCRLRNDFRHFRIDFIENITTEKQVFSPHNMTIKEYFEKYVKNQ; encoded by the coding sequence ATGGAAGAAAAAGAAAAACCAAGACTTTCGAGATTAACTGCTATCCTTACCCAATTACAATCGAAAAGAATTATTACTGCAAGACTACTTGCTGAAAAGCATAATGTAAGTTTAAGAACCATTTATAGAGATATTCGAACCCTTGAAAAATCAGGAATCCCTATTGTAACAGAAGAAGGTAAAGGTTATTCAATTATGGAAGGATATCATCTTCCACCTGTTCTTTTTTCAGAGGATGAAGCTAATGCCCTAATCACAATAGAACAATTAGCAATAAAAAACAAAGACCAGTCATTAGTTGATAACATTTCTAGCGCATTAGAAAAAATCAAAGCTATATTGCGCTACTCTCAAAAAGGAAATGCTGATTTATTAGCAGAGAGAGTTTACTTTAGTGGTAACAATAATGAAGAAAAAACAAGTAATAATCTGATGCAAATACAATCAGCTATTACCCAATATAAAATATTAACAATAGATTACCTTTCTTCTGAAAAGAAACAAACTACCCGTAGTGTTGAACCTTTTGCGATTTATAGTATTCACGGAGACTTTTTATTAGTAGCTTTTTGTCGATTACGAAATGATTTTAGACACTTCAGAATAGATTTTATTGAAAACATCACAACTGAAAAACAGGTTTTTAGTCCTCACAATATGACTATAAAAGAGTATTTTGAAAAATATGTGAAAAATCAATAA
- a CDS encoding adenylate/guanylate cyclase domain-containing protein — translation MKFRNKRRLQILKQYIIGWTIAFIFLSIVRGEGTKELGSVQMEVWKAILASFFMGPILGSVSGIAQILTEEHGYKQIAFQKLLILRFLFAILFVASIILLAYFIFSEDIELLQFAFEPGSFAIYLYIVSVDIFMFGLRQVNLFLGSDNLWKLFRGRFYTPREEKRIFMFLDLQSSTMHAENLGHVKYSKMIQDCFIDLGISVESEAEIYQYVGDEVILTWKLQDGLRGQNCLKGYFNFKQRLDKRKEYYLQNYNCIPHFKAGMNSGIVTVAEVGKYKKEIAYHGDTINTAARIQSQCNELKQEFLISESLKNDLSNLGFVFSELGSIELKGKGSQTRLYAVNQTNSK, via the coding sequence ATGAAGTTCAGAAATAAACGCAGATTACAAATTCTGAAACAATATATTATTGGATGGACTATTGCGTTCATTTTTTTAAGTATTGTTCGGGGTGAAGGCACAAAAGAGCTGGGGTCTGTTCAAATGGAAGTTTGGAAAGCGATCCTAGCTTCTTTTTTTATGGGACCCATTCTCGGAAGTGTCTCAGGTATTGCTCAAATATTGACCGAAGAACACGGATATAAACAGATAGCATTTCAAAAGCTGTTGATTCTTCGGTTTCTATTTGCTATTCTATTTGTTGCATCTATTATACTATTAGCATATTTCATTTTCAGTGAAGATATTGAGCTTCTTCAGTTTGCATTTGAGCCTGGTAGTTTTGCTATTTATTTATATATAGTATCTGTCGATATTTTCATGTTCGGTCTAAGGCAAGTAAATCTCTTTTTAGGAAGTGATAATTTATGGAAACTTTTTCGCGGCAGATTCTATACACCTCGAGAAGAAAAGAGGATTTTTATGTTTCTTGACCTTCAGTCCTCAACAATGCATGCCGAAAATTTAGGTCACGTTAAATACAGTAAAATGATTCAAGACTGCTTTATTGATTTAGGAATCTCTGTAGAAAGCGAAGCGGAAATTTACCAATATGTTGGCGATGAAGTAATATTGACATGGAAGCTTCAGGACGGATTAAGAGGGCAAAACTGTCTTAAAGGCTATTTCAATTTTAAACAGCGATTAGATAAAAGAAAAGAGTATTACCTACAGAATTATAATTGTATCCCACATTTTAAAGCAGGAATGAATTCGGGTATCGTTACTGTGGCTGAGGTAGGTAAATACAAAAAAGAAATTGCATATCATGGAGATACTATAAACACAGCTGCAAGGATTCAAAGTCAATGCAATGAACTTAAGCAAGAGTTTTTGATTTCTGAGAGCTTAAAAAACGATTTAAGTAATTTAGGTTTTGTTTTTTCTGAACTTGGCAGTATAGAACTTAAAGGAAAAGGAAGCCAAACACGTCTTTATGCAGTTAATCAAACAAATAGTAAATAA
- a CDS encoding inorganic diphosphatase, giving the protein MNKNIVILLCISLSLFLTKCDSGQTDKKSDSVEIVQEKESDTLNLLTDIAPLLDDGDINAVIEIPAGTLDKWELDKSTGKIRWELIDKRPRIVKYIGYPGNYGMIPRTLLSKEKGGDGDPLDILVLGPPVERGHILKCKIIGVLYLQDRGEQDDKLIAVSSDSPIYGVNSIDELNNDYKGITEIVELWFTNYKGPGKIVSKGFGNKKIAIDILTEAINEYQLKDNKHNNVSYEKP; this is encoded by the coding sequence ATGAATAAAAATATTGTCATTTTACTTTGCATTTCTTTATCATTATTCCTCACCAAATGTGATTCAGGACAAACAGATAAAAAATCCGATTCTGTTGAAATCGTTCAGGAAAAAGAAAGTGATACACTTAATTTACTGACTGATATCGCACCTCTTCTGGATGATGGAGATATTAATGCTGTAATTGAGATACCTGCAGGTACATTGGATAAATGGGAGTTAGATAAATCAACTGGAAAAATACGATGGGAATTGATTGACAAAAGACCTCGAATTGTAAAATATATAGGGTACCCCGGTAACTACGGAATGATCCCGAGGACTTTACTTTCAAAAGAAAAAGGTGGTGATGGTGATCCATTAGACATACTCGTCCTTGGTCCCCCAGTAGAAAGAGGTCATATACTAAAATGTAAAATAATTGGCGTCTTATATCTACAGGATAGAGGGGAACAAGATGATAAATTAATTGCTGTTTCGAGCGATTCTCCAATATACGGAGTTAACAGTATAGATGAATTAAACAATGATTACAAAGGAATTACCGAAATAGTGGAATTATGGTTTACAAACTATAAAGGACCAGGGAAAATCGTATCTAAGGGGTTTGGAAATAAAAAAATTGCAATTGACATACTTACAGAAGCAATTAATGAATATCAATTAAAAGATAATAAGCACAACAACGTATCCTATGAAAAGCCTTAA